A region of Streptomyces sp. R44 DNA encodes the following proteins:
- a CDS encoding GNAT family N-acetyltransferase, whose product MRRPLRPAPHGDPDGGGGPCGPRLTTPGCRGHGLAARLIASVETWAHDTGAGAIRLSVPAADAPAIALYERLGYAPDGRAGQERVMTKRLPPAS is encoded by the coding sequence CTGCGACGCCCGCTTCGGCCTGCGCCTCACGGAGATCCTGACGGAGGCGGAGGCCCGTGCGGCCCGCGGCTGACGACCCCGGGGTGCAGGGGCCACGGTCTCGCCGCCCGCCTGATCGCGTCCGTCGAGACCTGGGCGCACGACACCGGAGCGGGGGCGATCCGGCTCTCCGTGCCGGCGGCCGACGCCCCGGCGATCGCGCTGTACGAGCGCCTCGGGTACGCGCCGGACGGCCGCGCGGGTCAGGAACGGGTCATGACGAAGCGTCTGCCGCCCGCGAGCTGA
- the lipA gene encoding lipoyl synthase, translating to MSAVAPDGRKMLRLEVRNAQTPIERKPEWIKTRAKMGPEYTKMQGLVKSEGLHTVCQEAGCPNIFECWEDREATFLIGGDQCTRRCDFCQIDTGKPEALDRDEPRRVGESVVTMDLNYATITGVARDDLEDGGAWLYAETVRQIHQQTADRADGRTKVELLAPDFNAVPELLKEVFDSRPEVFAHNVETVPRIFKRIRPGFRYERSLDVITQARDYGLVTKSNLILGMGETREEISEALQQLHDAGCELITITQYLRPSVRHHPVERWVKPQEFVELKEEADEIGFSGVMSGPLVRSSYRAGRLYQQAIEKRGAVDNATQAV from the coding sequence GTGTCCGCAGTCGCACCCGACGGACGCAAGATGCTGCGCCTGGAGGTCCGGAACGCCCAGACCCCCATCGAGCGCAAGCCCGAGTGGATCAAGACCCGCGCGAAGATGGGGCCCGAGTACACGAAGATGCAGGGCCTCGTGAAGAGCGAGGGCCTGCACACGGTCTGCCAGGAGGCGGGCTGTCCCAACATCTTCGAGTGCTGGGAGGACCGCGAGGCGACCTTCCTCATCGGCGGTGACCAGTGCACCCGGCGCTGCGACTTCTGCCAGATCGACACGGGCAAGCCCGAGGCCCTCGACCGTGACGAGCCGCGCCGCGTGGGCGAGTCGGTCGTCACGATGGACCTGAACTACGCCACCATCACGGGCGTCGCGCGCGACGACCTGGAGGACGGCGGCGCCTGGCTGTACGCGGAGACCGTGCGCCAGATCCACCAGCAGACCGCGGACCGCGCCGACGGCCGGACCAAGGTCGAGCTGCTCGCCCCCGACTTCAACGCGGTGCCGGAGCTCCTCAAGGAGGTCTTCGACTCCCGTCCCGAGGTCTTCGCGCACAACGTCGAGACCGTCCCGCGGATCTTCAAGCGGATCCGTCCGGGCTTCCGCTACGAGCGCTCCCTGGACGTCATCACCCAGGCCCGCGACTACGGTCTGGTCACGAAGTCGAACCTGATCCTCGGCATGGGCGAGACCCGTGAGGAGATCAGCGAGGCGCTGCAGCAGCTGCACGACGCGGGCTGCGAGCTCATCACGATCACGCAGTACCTGCGCCCCTCGGTCCGGCACCACCCCGTGGAGCGCTGGGTGAAGCCGCAGGAGTTCGTGGAGCTGAAGGAGGAGGCCGACGAGATCGGTTTCTCCGGTGTGATGTCGGGCCCGCTGGTCCGTTCCTCGTACCGCGCGGGCCGGCTGTACCAGCAGGCGATCGAGAAGCGCGGCGCGGTCGACAACGCCACGCAGGCCGTCTGA
- a CDS encoding arsenate reductase family protein, translating to MEIWINPACSKCRSALTLLDAEGADYTVRRYLEDVPSPEEIRAVLKRLGLEPWDITRTGEAVAKELGVKEWPRDEANRERWIEALSAHPKLIQRPIITAEDGTAVVGRTEEAVRDALSR from the coding sequence ATGGAGATCTGGATCAATCCCGCCTGTTCCAAGTGCCGCAGCGCCCTCACCCTGCTCGACGCGGAGGGCGCCGACTACACCGTGCGCCGCTACCTGGAGGACGTGCCGTCGCCGGAGGAGATCCGCGCTGTCCTCAAGCGGCTCGGCCTGGAGCCCTGGGACATCACGCGGACCGGGGAGGCCGTCGCCAAGGAGCTCGGGGTGAAGGAGTGGCCCCGGGACGAGGCGAACCGGGAGCGGTGGATCGAGGCGCTCTCCGCGCACCCCAAGCTGATCCAGCGGCCCATCATCACGGCCGAGGACGGCACGGCCGTCGTCGGCCGGACCGAGGAGGCCGTGCGGGACGCCTTGTCCCGCTGA
- a CDS encoding PLP-dependent aminotransferase family protein has translation MSGTGALGNDLHLDLGAGGSRRAALIRALREAVREGRLAPGTRLPPYRSLAADLGIARNTVADAYAELVAEGWLTSRQGSGTRVADRVAAPAPGPVRPAAPPPLPYDLVQGRPDPGSFPRGPWLAAARRALTDAPHEAFGTRDPHGRVELRRALAEYLARVRGVRTGPDRIVVCSGAAHALRLLARALGTERPWAVEAYGLPFHRGLLGEAGVRTVPVAVDGDGARTGEIPPGAGAVLLTPAHQFPTGGPLHPERRTAVLEWARRSGGLVVEDDYDGEFRYDRRPVGAVQGLDPERTVLLGSVSKSLSPALRLGWMCLPAALVDAVAAAKGEREPYASALDQLTLADFLGSGAYDRHVRGMRRRHRERRDRLAAALAERVPEVRVTGIAAGLHAVLELPPGTERAALAAAARHGVATEGLASYRHPDAHGPAHPDGLVVGYATPPERLYGAALDALCGALAETLSSRAADASS, from the coding sequence GTGAGCGGCACCGGCGCGCTCGGGAACGATCTGCATCTCGACCTCGGGGCCGGCGGCAGCCGCCGGGCCGCGCTCATCCGGGCCCTGCGCGAGGCCGTGCGCGAGGGGCGGCTCGCCCCCGGCACCCGGCTGCCGCCCTACCGCTCGCTCGCCGCCGACCTCGGGATCGCCCGCAACACCGTCGCCGACGCGTACGCCGAGCTGGTCGCCGAAGGCTGGCTCACCTCCCGCCAGGGCTCCGGCACCCGCGTCGCCGACCGGGTCGCCGCGCCCGCCCCCGGGCCCGTACGCCCGGCCGCGCCGCCACCGCTCCCGTACGACCTCGTCCAGGGCAGACCCGACCCCGGCTCCTTCCCGCGCGGCCCCTGGCTGGCGGCGGCCCGGCGGGCCCTGACCGACGCGCCGCACGAGGCCTTCGGGACCCGCGACCCGCACGGCCGCGTCGAACTGCGCCGGGCCCTCGCCGAGTACCTCGCCCGCGTCAGGGGCGTGCGCACCGGCCCCGACCGGATCGTCGTCTGCTCCGGCGCCGCCCACGCCCTGCGGCTGCTCGCCCGGGCGCTCGGCACGGAACGCCCCTGGGCCGTCGAGGCGTACGGGCTCCCCTTCCACCGGGGCCTCCTCGGCGAGGCAGGCGTCCGTACCGTGCCCGTGGCGGTCGACGGCGACGGGGCCAGGACCGGGGAGATCCCGCCCGGGGCAGGCGCCGTGCTGCTCACGCCCGCCCACCAGTTCCCCACCGGCGGGCCGCTGCACCCCGAGCGCCGGACCGCCGTCCTGGAGTGGGCGCGGCGCTCCGGCGGGCTCGTCGTGGAGGACGACTACGACGGGGAGTTCCGGTACGACCGGCGTCCCGTCGGCGCCGTCCAGGGCCTCGACCCCGAACGGACCGTCCTCCTCGGCTCCGTCAGCAAGAGCCTCTCCCCCGCGCTGCGGCTCGGCTGGATGTGCCTGCCGGCGGCGCTCGTGGACGCCGTCGCCGCCGCGAAGGGCGAACGCGAGCCGTACGCCTCCGCCCTGGACCAGCTCACCCTCGCCGACTTCCTCGGCTCCGGCGCGTACGACCGGCACGTCCGGGGCATGCGCCGCCGCCACCGGGAGCGGCGCGACCGGCTGGCCGCCGCACTCGCCGAACGGGTGCCGGAGGTACGGGTGACGGGCATCGCCGCCGGTCTGCACGCCGTCCTGGAACTGCCCCCGGGCACGGAACGGGCGGCGCTCGCCGCGGCCGCCCGGCACGGGGTCGCCACGGAGGGCCTCGCCTCCTACCGCCACCCCGACGCCCACGGCCCCGCCCACCCGGACGGCCTGGTCGTCGGCTACGCGACCCCGCCGGAACGGCTGTACGGGGCGGCCCTCGACGCCTTGTGCGGGGCGCTGGCGGAGACGCTCAGCTCGCGGGCGGCAGACGCTTCGTCATGA
- a CDS encoding DUF4191 domain-containing protein, with translation MARSANTGSADAANPGRLKQIALTYQMTRKADPKVGLVVAGVGIVVLGVLLGIGFLIGHPVYLGILGFVLGLLAAAIVFGRRAERAAFGQMEGQPGAAAAVLQNVGRGWTTTPAVAMNRSQDVVHRAVGRAGIVLVAEGNPNRVKTLLAAEKKRMSRVVVDVPVHDLIVGDGEGQVPLKKIRTTMLKMPRVLTGPQVTAANDRLRAMGDLMSNMPLPKGPMPKGMRMPRGGKTR, from the coding sequence ATGGCGAGGAGTGCAAACACGGGCAGCGCTGACGCTGCGAACCCCGGGCGACTGAAGCAGATCGCCCTCACGTACCAGATGACCCGGAAGGCGGACCCGAAGGTCGGTCTGGTCGTCGCGGGCGTGGGCATCGTCGTACTCGGTGTCCTCCTCGGGATCGGCTTCCTCATCGGTCATCCGGTCTACCTGGGCATCCTGGGCTTCGTCCTGGGGCTCCTGGCGGCGGCCATCGTCTTCGGACGGCGTGCCGAGCGCGCGGCCTTCGGGCAGATGGAGGGCCAGCCGGGCGCGGCCGCGGCGGTGCTGCAGAACGTCGGGCGCGGCTGGACGACGACCCCCGCGGTCGCGATGAACCGCAGCCAGGACGTCGTGCACCGCGCGGTCGGCCGGGCCGGCATCGTGCTGGTGGCCGAGGGCAACCCGAACCGGGTCAAGACCCTGCTCGCGGCCGAGAAGAAGCGGATGAGCCGCGTCGTGGTGGACGTGCCGGTGCACGACCTCATCGTCGGCGACGGCGAGGGCCAGGTGCCCCTGAAGAAGATCCGTACGACCATGCTCAAGATGCCCCGCGTGCTCACCGGCCCGCAGGTGACCGCGGCCAACGACCGGCTGCGGGCGATGGGCGACCTGATGAGCAACATGCCGCTGCCGAAGGGCCCGATGCCCAAGGGCATGCGGATGCCGCGCGGCGGAAAGACGCGCTGA
- a CDS encoding cytochrome P450, with translation MTTVTTNEPPAFPFDWDGTRLPAEIDALRAEPVRRVRTIAGAEAWLVSSYELCRQVLEDPRFSLKDTSAPGAPRQYALTIPPHVVNNMGNITGAGLRKAVMKAINPKAPGLEEWLRTRAGALVDALVAEGAPGELRGAYADPYSAGLHCRMLGIPEEDGPRLLRSLDVAFMNAPRAIEAAGLNWDRDIAYMTERLDDPATGGLVAELAALREDPDYAHLTDEMLATVGVTLFGAGVISTAGFLTMALVSVLTRPDVREALTGGGGRVAGAMDELLRVNLSIGDGLPRLALEDVRLGDTLVRAGELVLVLVEAANHDPEHFPDPLAFRPDRENASDHLSFGGGSHYCPATALGKRHAEIALETLLDRLPGLRLAVPVEQLVWRTNFMKRLPERLPVAW, from the coding sequence ATGACCACGGTCACGACGAACGAACCGCCCGCCTTCCCCTTCGACTGGGACGGGACCCGGCTGCCCGCCGAGATCGACGCGCTGCGCGCCGAACCGGTCCGCAGGGTCCGCACGATCGCCGGGGCCGAGGCCTGGCTGGTCTCCTCGTACGAGCTGTGCCGGCAGGTCCTGGAGGACCCGAGGTTCAGCCTGAAGGACACCTCGGCCCCGGGAGCGCCGCGCCAGTACGCGCTGACGATCCCGCCGCACGTGGTGAACAACATGGGCAACATCACCGGCGCCGGGCTGCGCAAGGCCGTCATGAAGGCGATCAACCCGAAGGCACCCGGCCTGGAGGAGTGGCTGCGGACGCGGGCCGGGGCCCTGGTGGACGCGCTGGTCGCCGAGGGGGCGCCCGGTGAGCTGCGGGGCGCCTACGCCGATCCGTACTCGGCGGGGCTGCACTGCCGGATGCTGGGCATCCCGGAGGAGGACGGGCCCCGGCTGCTGCGCAGCCTGGACGTGGCCTTCATGAACGCACCGCGCGCGATCGAGGCGGCCGGGCTCAACTGGGACCGGGACATCGCCTACATGACCGAGCGCCTGGACGATCCGGCGACGGGCGGGCTGGTCGCGGAGCTCGCGGCGCTGCGCGAGGATCCCGACTACGCGCATCTGACGGACGAGATGCTGGCGACGGTCGGCGTGACGCTGTTCGGCGCGGGGGTGATCTCCACCGCCGGTTTCCTGACGATGGCGCTGGTGTCGGTACTGACCAGGCCCGATGTGCGGGAGGCGCTGACCGGTGGCGGTGGCCGGGTCGCGGGGGCGATGGACGAACTGCTGCGGGTCAACCTGTCCATCGGGGACGGACTGCCGCGGCTCGCCCTGGAGGACGTACGGCTCGGGGACACGCTGGTGCGGGCCGGTGAGCTCGTCCTGGTGCTCGTGGAGGCCGCGAACCACGATCCGGAGCACTTCCCGGACCCGCTGGCCTTCCGGCCGGACCGCGAGAACGCCTCCGACCACCTCTCCTTCGGCGGCGGATCGCACTACTGCCCGGCGACGGCGCTCGGCAAGCGGCACGCCGAGATCGCCCTGGAGACGCTCCTCGACCGGCTGCCGGGGTTGCGGCTCGCGGTGCCGGTCGAACAGCTGGTGTGGCGCACCAACTTCATGAAGCGGCTCCCCGAACGACTGCCGGTGGCCTGGTAG
- a CDS encoding Gfo/Idh/MocA family protein: MAKLLGVKPRIGLLGTGPWAARTHAPALAGHPGVEFSGVWGRRPEAAAELAAASGTRAYEDLDALFAASDAVALALPPDVQAPLAVRAAAAGCHVLLDKPVATTVALAREVTEAVEAAGVASVVFCTLRFAEPTARWIDEQTAAGGWFLGEAHWLGSLYGPGSTSAYAASPWRREKGGLWDVGPHVLSVLLPVLGDVTDVTAVPGPDDTHHLVLRHASGASSTATLTLSAPPEAAEAALALYGTGGRAELPRWNGAVGAFATAVDALVTAARTGEPHACDARFGLRLTEILTEAEARAARG; the protein is encoded by the coding sequence ATGGCGAAGCTCCTGGGTGTGAAGCCCCGTATCGGACTCCTCGGCACCGGCCCCTGGGCCGCCCGTACGCACGCGCCTGCCCTCGCCGGGCATCCGGGCGTCGAGTTCAGCGGGGTGTGGGGCAGACGCCCCGAGGCGGCCGCCGAGCTCGCCGCCGCGTCCGGCACGCGCGCGTACGAGGACCTGGATGCCCTCTTCGCCGCCAGCGACGCCGTCGCCCTGGCCCTGCCGCCGGACGTCCAGGCCCCGCTCGCCGTCCGGGCCGCGGCCGCCGGCTGTCATGTGCTGCTCGACAAGCCGGTCGCGACGACGGTGGCGCTCGCCCGTGAGGTGACCGAGGCGGTCGAGGCGGCCGGTGTCGCCTCGGTGGTCTTCTGCACCCTCCGGTTCGCGGAGCCGACGGCCCGCTGGATCGACGAGCAGACGGCGGCGGGCGGCTGGTTCCTCGGCGAGGCCCACTGGCTGGGCTCGCTCTACGGCCCCGGCTCCACCAGCGCGTACGCGGCCTCGCCCTGGCGGCGGGAGAAGGGCGGCCTGTGGGACGTCGGCCCGCATGTCCTCTCCGTCCTCCTGCCGGTCCTCGGCGACGTCACCGACGTCACCGCAGTCCCGGGTCCCGACGACACCCACCACCTCGTGCTGCGCCACGCCTCGGGCGCGAGCAGCACGGCCACGCTCACGCTGAGCGCGCCTCCGGAGGCGGCGGAGGCGGCCCTCGCCCTGTACGGCACCGGGGGCCGCGCCGAACTGCCCCGCTGGAATGGCGCGGTGGGGGCGTTCGCCACCGCCGTCGACGCCCTCGTCACCGCGGCCCGGACCGGCGAACCCCACGCCTGCGACGCCCGCTTCGGCCTGCGCCTCACGGAGATCCTGACGGAGGCGGAGGCCCGTGCGGCCCGCGGCTGA
- a CDS encoding RDD family protein, with translation MDNRQALGSWLSGPRAAAEDAGVDFGYRGQQLGLPEEGPGSIARPGRRLGALALDWALCILIAYGLITDGYNQATGNWALVILFVLSVLTVGTVGSTPGKRLFGLRVVSANGGRLGLFRVALRSLLVCLAIPALIWDRDGRGLHDRLSGAVQVRI, from the coding sequence GTGGACAACAGGCAAGCACTCGGATCTTGGCTCTCCGGCCCCCGCGCGGCGGCCGAGGACGCAGGCGTCGACTTCGGCTACCGCGGTCAGCAGCTCGGGCTGCCCGAGGAAGGCCCCGGCTCGATCGCCCGCCCCGGGCGGCGCCTCGGCGCCCTCGCCCTCGACTGGGCCCTCTGCATCCTGATCGCATACGGCTTGATCACCGACGGCTACAACCAGGCGACGGGCAACTGGGCCCTGGTCATCCTGTTCGTACTGAGCGTCCTGACGGTCGGCACCGTCGGCTCGACGCCCGGCAAGCGGCTCTTCGGCCTGCGCGTCGTCTCCGCGAACGGCGGGCGCCTCGGCCTGTTCCGGGTGGCGCTGCGCTCCCTGCTCGTCTGCCTGGCGATCCCGGCCCTCATCTGGGACCGTGACGGCCGCGGCCTCCACGACCGCCTCTCCGGCGCCGTCCAGGTCCGCATCTGA
- a CDS encoding tRNA-dependent cyclodipeptide synthase, translated as MTQAAFAPAETLRLQPYTDHCRVIADEGAHVVIGVSPGNSYFTAQRLRELTRWGLDHFDQVDLVYTDLHVANMYEALGYGVDEARRKAVKNLRGVRAKVGAAVAEADPTGTRVRARGMSEFQALPAYQELHRQVVAAVDGDPVVRETCDALTGIFLAGKLTPGQEASALQKDVCRAYISAEVPLFLDTPAILGVPSSLNCYHQALPLADLLYARGTGLRASRNQGHGILTPVEGDAR; from the coding sequence GTGACTCAGGCGGCTTTCGCCCCTGCAGAGACGCTCAGACTCCAGCCGTACACCGATCACTGCCGCGTCATCGCCGACGAGGGCGCGCACGTGGTCATCGGCGTCTCACCGGGGAACAGTTATTTCACCGCCCAGCGGCTGCGCGAGCTGACGCGCTGGGGCTTGGACCATTTCGATCAGGTCGATCTCGTCTACACCGATCTGCATGTCGCGAACATGTACGAGGCGCTGGGGTACGGGGTCGACGAGGCGCGGCGGAAGGCCGTGAAGAACCTGCGGGGGGTCCGGGCCAAGGTCGGGGCGGCCGTGGCCGAGGCCGACCCCACGGGGACACGGGTGCGGGCCCGCGGGATGTCGGAGTTCCAGGCCCTGCCCGCGTACCAGGAGCTGCACCGCCAGGTCGTGGCGGCCGTCGACGGGGATCCCGTGGTGCGGGAGACCTGCGACGCGCTCACCGGGATCTTCCTGGCGGGGAAGCTGACGCCGGGGCAGGAGGCGAGCGCGCTCCAGAAGGACGTGTGCCGGGCGTACATCAGCGCCGAGGTGCCGCTGTTCCTGGACACCCCCGCGATCCTCGGGGTGCCGTCCTCGCTCAACTGCTACCACCAGGCCCTGCCCCTCGCCGATCTGCTCTACGCCCGGGGTACCGGGCTGCGTGCCTCCCGCAACCAGGGGCACGGCATCCTCACGCCTGTCGAAGGAGACGCGCGATGA
- a CDS encoding alpha/beta fold hydrolase yields MPQAETTVGTFARAYEDVLATWPRPTTTSELRTPHGTTHVLHHGPEDGRPLLLLPGGGATACSWRTAAAALGATHRVHAVDLVGGPGRSRADGRPIRTAADLTAWLDAVLDGLGLTSASFCGHSYGGWIALRYALAAPDRTDRLALLDPTGCFAGFRPGYLLRALPLLLRPTAARAEALLAWETGGAEQDPGVRRLDALAAELPRHRPVTGPRPTRAELAALRPPTLLLTAGRSRVHDAARIAERARAAIPGIVTETLPTATHHTLPADLPPSALSALRAFLSV; encoded by the coding sequence ATGCCGCAGGCCGAGACCACCGTCGGCACCTTCGCCAGGGCCTACGAGGACGTCCTCGCCACGTGGCCCCGTCCCACCACCACCTCGGAACTCCGCACACCCCACGGCACCACCCACGTCCTCCACCACGGCCCCGAGGACGGCCGGCCGCTCCTCCTCCTGCCCGGCGGCGGGGCCACCGCCTGCTCCTGGCGGACGGCGGCGGCCGCGCTCGGCGCGACGCACCGGGTCCACGCCGTGGACCTCGTCGGCGGACCGGGCCGCAGCCGGGCGGACGGCCGCCCGATCCGTACCGCCGCCGACCTCACGGCCTGGCTCGACGCCGTGCTCGACGGCCTGGGGCTGACGTCGGCGTCGTTCTGCGGCCACTCGTACGGCGGGTGGATCGCGCTCCGGTACGCCCTGGCGGCACCCGACCGGACCGACCGCCTCGCCCTCCTCGACCCGACCGGCTGCTTCGCCGGCTTCCGCCCCGGCTACCTCCTGCGCGCGCTGCCCCTGCTGCTGCGTCCGACGGCCGCGCGGGCGGAGGCCCTGCTCGCCTGGGAGACCGGCGGGGCGGAGCAGGACCCGGGGGTGCGGCGCCTGGACGCCCTGGCGGCGGAGCTGCCCCGGCACCGCCCGGTCACCGGCCCCCGCCCGACCCGCGCCGAACTGGCCGCCCTGCGGCCCCCGACGCTGCTGCTCACGGCCGGGCGGAGCCGGGTGCACGACGCGGCCCGGATCGCGGAGCGGGCCCGGGCGGCGATCCCCGGGATCGTGACGGAGACCCTGCCGACGGCGACCCACCACACGCTCCCGGCGGACCTGCCGCCGTCCGCGCTGTCGGCGCTCAGGGCCTTCCTGTCGGTCTGA
- the glnA gene encoding type I glutamate--ammonia ligase: MSQTNGFQNADEVQKFIKDNDVKMVDVRFCDLPGVMQHFTIPATAFDPSEELAFDGSSIRGFQAIHESDMALRADLSTARVDPFRRDKTLNINFFIHDPITGEQYSRDPRNIAKKAEAYLASTGIADTAYFGPEAEFYVFDSVRFETSANQGFYHIDSEAGAWNTGAEENNRGYKVRYKGGYFPAPPVDHFADLRSEISLELENVGLQVERQHHEVGTAGQAEINYKFNTLLAAADDLMLFKYIVKNVAWRNNKTATFMPKPIFGDNGSGMHVHQSLWANGDPLFYDETGYAGLSDTARYYIGGILKHAPSLLAFTNPTVNSYHRLVPGFEAPVNMVYSQRNRSAAMRIPITGSNPKAKRVEFRAPDPSSNPYLAFSALLLAGLDGIKNKIEPAEPIDKDLYELAPEEHANVQQVPTNLEAVLNALEDDNEYLQAGGVFTSDLIETWIDYKRTHEIAPIQLRPHPHEFELYFDL; encoded by the coding sequence ATGTCCCAGACCAACGGGTTCCAGAACGCCGACGAGGTCCAGAAGTTCATCAAGGACAACGACGTCAAGATGGTCGACGTCCGGTTCTGCGACCTTCCGGGTGTGATGCAGCACTTCACGATCCCGGCGACGGCCTTCGACCCGTCCGAGGAGCTCGCGTTCGACGGCTCGTCGATCCGCGGTTTCCAGGCCATCCACGAGTCCGACATGGCGCTCCGCGCCGACCTGTCGACGGCCCGCGTGGACCCCTTCCGCCGCGACAAGACGCTGAACATCAACTTCTTCATCCACGACCCGATCACGGGCGAGCAGTACAGCCGTGACCCGCGGAACATCGCGAAGAAGGCCGAGGCGTACCTCGCCTCCACCGGCATCGCCGACACCGCCTACTTCGGCCCCGAGGCCGAGTTCTACGTCTTCGACTCGGTGCGGTTCGAGACCTCCGCGAACCAGGGCTTCTACCACATCGACTCCGAGGCCGGCGCCTGGAACACCGGTGCGGAGGAGAACAACCGCGGCTACAAGGTCCGCTACAAGGGCGGCTACTTCCCGGCCCCGCCGGTCGACCACTTCGCCGACCTGCGCTCCGAGATCTCCCTGGAGCTGGAGAACGTCGGCCTCCAGGTCGAGCGCCAGCACCACGAGGTCGGCACCGCCGGCCAGGCCGAGATCAACTACAAGTTCAACACGCTGCTCGCGGCGGCCGACGACCTGATGCTCTTCAAGTACATCGTGAAGAACGTCGCCTGGCGCAACAACAAGACCGCGACCTTCATGCCGAAGCCGATCTTCGGCGACAACGGCTCGGGCATGCACGTCCACCAGTCGCTGTGGGCGAACGGCGACCCGCTGTTCTACGACGAGACGGGCTACGCCGGCCTCTCGGACACCGCCCGCTACTACATCGGCGGCATCCTCAAGCACGCCCCGTCGCTGCTCGCCTTCACCAACCCGACGGTGAACTCGTACCACCGCCTGGTCCCGGGCTTCGAGGCCCCGGTCAACATGGTGTACTCGCAGCGCAACCGCTCCGCCGCCATGCGCATCCCGATCACGGGCTCGAACCCGAAGGCCAAGCGCGTCGAGTTCCGCGCGCCGGACCCGTCCTCGAACCCGTACCTCGCCTTCTCGGCGCTGCTCCTCGCGGGCCTCGACGGCATCAAGAACAAGATCGAGCCGGCCGAGCCGATCGACAAGGACCTGTACGAGCTGGCTCCCGAGGAGCACGCGAACGTCCAGCAGGTCCCGACCAACCTGGAGGCCGTCCTCAACGCGCTCGAGGACGACAACGAGTACCTCCAGGCCGGCGGCGTCTTCACCTCCGACCTGATCGAGACCTGGATCGACTACAAGCGCACCCACGAGATCGCGCCGATCCAGCTCCGCCCGCACCCGCACGAGTTCGAGCTCTACTTCGACCTCTAA
- a CDS encoding MarR family transcriptional regulator, whose amino-acid sequence MQIFHLLREVTVEYGLRQNEFAARNGMHPTDVRALICLLDAERAGTDATAGWLGERLGLNSAGTTAVVDRLERLGHVARARDARDRRRVLLTVEDRAKELGRAHFGPLIDGTVALLGGFTEDETGAVRRFLTGVRDLMDDGEER is encoded by the coding sequence ATGCAGATCTTTCATCTGCTGCGCGAGGTCACCGTCGAATACGGCCTGCGCCAGAACGAGTTCGCCGCCCGCAACGGCATGCACCCGACGGACGTACGGGCCCTGATCTGCCTCCTCGACGCCGAGCGCGCCGGCACGGACGCCACCGCCGGATGGCTCGGCGAGCGCCTCGGACTCAACTCGGCCGGCACGACCGCCGTCGTCGACCGGCTCGAACGGCTCGGCCACGTCGCCCGGGCCCGCGACGCCCGGGACCGGCGCCGCGTCCTGCTGACCGTGGAGGACCGCGCGAAGGAACTGGGCCGCGCGCACTTCGGACCGCTCATCGACGGGACGGTCGCGCTGCTCGGCGGCTTCACCGAGGACGAGACCGGGGCCGTACGGCGGTTCCTGACCGGGGTACGGGACCTCATGGACGACGGCGAGGAGCGGTGA